From a single Sorghum bicolor cultivar BTx623 chromosome 5, Sorghum_bicolor_NCBIv3, whole genome shotgun sequence genomic region:
- the LOC8072794 gene encoding putative glycine-rich cell wall structural protein 1: protein MAGTKLVSLGLIVLMSIGLANAVRVARYSSADGTGTGQGGGGGYVNGGGSGSGSGTGSGDSGPYGSHASAGGGGGGGGTSQYGGSGYGSGSGLGSGSSTYSQGRYSGYGESSNAGGAGGGGGGGQAGGAWNSNAQGSGSGTGSGSSYANRNWYGSSQAGARANGNGGGTGNSQNGGGGGGSGAGTGYGNAYP from the coding sequence ATGGCAGGCACAAAGCTCGTATCACTAGGGCTCATTGTCCTCATGAGCATAGGATTAGCCAATGCTGTTAGGGTGGCTAGATACTCTAGTGCTGATGGGACTGGCACAGGGCAGGGAGGGGGTGGTGGATATGTGAATGGTGGGGGATCAGGGTCTGGGTCTGGCACCGGATCAGGTGATAGTGGCCCTTATGGTTCCCATGCAAGTGCTGGAgggggcggtggaggtggtggaacTAGCCAATACGGTGGGTCTGGATATGGTTCAGGGTCAGGGTTAGGTTCAGGGTCTAGTACATATAGTCAAGGACGGTATTCTGGCTATGGAGAGTCTTCTAATGCTGGTGGTGccggtgggggtgggggtggaGGACAAGCCGGAGGTGCCTGGAATTCCAATGCTCAAGGATCCGGTAGTGGCACCGGTTCTGGCTCTAGCTATGCTAACAGGAATTGGTATGGATCAAGTCAAGCAGGTGCACGTGCTAATGGCAATGGTGGTGGCACAGGAAATAGTCAAaatggtggcggtggcggcggttctGGTGCCGGAACTGGATATGGCAATGCCTACCCATAA